One Amycolatopsis sp. NBC_00355 genomic window carries:
- a CDS encoding Lrp/AsnC family transcriptional regulator: protein MNTIDQRIVSCLMANARSSYAEIGKVVGLSAPAVKRRVDRLLETGILRGFTAVVDPEALGWGTEAFVEVTCQGNITPARIRARLEPLPEVVAAYTVSGAADAIVHLRAADIHHLETALERLRGLEIVDRTVSTVVLSRLLERPPTPEE, encoded by the coding sequence GTGAACACCATCGACCAGCGAATCGTTTCGTGTCTCATGGCGAACGCACGATCGAGCTACGCGGAGATCGGCAAGGTCGTCGGCCTGTCGGCGCCGGCGGTCAAGCGGCGGGTCGACCGGCTGCTCGAAACCGGCATCCTGCGCGGGTTCACGGCGGTCGTCGACCCGGAGGCGCTCGGCTGGGGAACGGAGGCGTTCGTCGAGGTCACGTGCCAGGGCAACATCACACCGGCCCGCATCCGCGCGCGGCTGGAACCGCTGCCCGAGGTCGTCGCGGCGTACACGGTCTCGGGCGCGGCGGACGCGATCGTCCACCTGCGGGCGGCCGACATCCACCACCTCGAGACGGCGTTGGAGCGGCTGCGCGGGCTGGAGATCGTGGACCGGACGGTGTCGACGGTCGTACTGTCCCGGCTGCTCGAACGCCCGCCGACGCCCGAGGAGTGA
- the ddaH gene encoding dimethylargininase codes for MQGSQPLAARVPTTRRYLMCPPRFFAVDYVINPWMDPTQPVSADVAVAQWTELRDTYRRLGHTVEEIDPQPGLPDMVFAANSGTVVDGRVLGSRFRAPQRTAEAEHFRRWFVEHGYRDITMPEKINEAEGDFAWTGSLLLAGTGFRTDPAAHAEAQEVLGVPVVSLNLVDPRYYHLDTALFVLAEATDTTRAQIVYYPAAFSAGSRRVLERLFPDAVLATAADAECFGLNGVSDGRNVVLPVEATRLGELLAERGYEPVYVDISELRKAGGGPKCCTLEIRKG; via the coding sequence ATGCAGGGATCACAGCCCTTGGCCGCTCGCGTACCGACCACCCGCCGATACCTGATGTGCCCGCCGCGGTTCTTCGCGGTGGACTACGTGATCAACCCCTGGATGGACCCGACCCAGCCGGTCAGCGCCGACGTCGCCGTCGCGCAGTGGACCGAGCTGCGCGACACCTACCGCCGTCTCGGCCACACCGTCGAGGAGATCGACCCGCAGCCGGGCCTGCCCGACATGGTCTTCGCCGCGAACTCCGGCACGGTCGTCGACGGCCGCGTCCTCGGCTCGCGGTTCCGCGCGCCCCAGCGCACGGCGGAGGCCGAGCACTTCCGCCGCTGGTTCGTCGAACACGGCTACCGCGACATCACCATGCCGGAGAAGATCAACGAGGCCGAGGGCGACTTCGCCTGGACCGGCAGCCTGCTGCTGGCCGGCACCGGCTTCCGCACCGATCCGGCCGCGCACGCCGAGGCGCAGGAGGTCCTCGGCGTCCCGGTCGTCTCGCTGAACCTGGTCGACCCGCGCTACTACCACCTCGACACGGCGCTGTTCGTGCTCGCCGAGGCGACCGACACGACGCGCGCGCAGATCGTCTACTACCCGGCGGCGTTCTCCGCGGGATCACGCCGCGTGCTCGAGCGGCTGTTCCCGGACGCGGTGCTCGCGACCGCCGCCGACGCCGAGTGCTTCGGGTTGAACGGGGTGTCCGACGGCCGGAACGTCGTCCTCCCCGTCGAGGCCACTCGACTGGGTGAACTCCTCGCCGAGCGTGGGTACGAGCCGGTCTACGTCGACATCTCTGAGCTGCGAAAAGCCGGCGGCGGGCCGAAGTGCTGCACGCTGGAAATCCGGAAAGGCTGA
- a CDS encoding polysaccharide deacetylase family protein: protein MHGIGRPARQLEPGENERWVTVEQFDRILDAIEERADVHLTFDDGNESDVEIALPRLVERGLTAEFFPLAGRLGQRGYLDRDALRDLARAGMEIGSHGWEPRDWRRLDDRHARRELTDAPKLLGDLCGRPVQRYSLPFGAYDRRVLARLRQAGATRVYTSDGGETSRDGWLQPRTELSHDLDQDWLDGILAGGRRRGRWVRRLFRRSDG, encoded by the coding sequence ATGCACGGGATCGGCCGGCCGGCTCGTCAGCTCGAGCCGGGGGAGAACGAACGCTGGGTGACAGTCGAACAGTTCGATCGCATCCTCGACGCGATCGAAGAACGCGCGGACGTCCACCTGACCTTCGACGACGGCAACGAGTCCGACGTCGAGATCGCGCTGCCCCGCCTCGTCGAACGCGGGCTGACGGCGGAGTTCTTCCCCCTCGCCGGCCGGCTCGGACAGCGCGGCTACCTCGACCGCGACGCGCTGCGCGACCTCGCCCGCGCCGGCATGGAGATCGGCTCGCACGGCTGGGAGCCCCGCGACTGGCGTCGTCTCGACGACCGCCACGCGCGTCGCGAACTGACGGACGCCCCGAAGCTGCTCGGCGACCTGTGCGGCCGGCCGGTCCAGCGGTACTCGCTGCCCTTCGGCGCGTACGACCGCCGGGTGCTGGCCCGGCTACGGCAGGCAGGCGCGACGCGGGTGTACACGAGCGACGGCGGCGAGACCAGCCGCGACGGATGGCTGCAGCCGCGGACGGAACTGAGCCACGACCTCGACCAGGACTGGCTGGACGGCATCCTGGCCGGCGGCCGCCGCCGGGGGCGTTGGGTGCGACGGCTGTTTCGACGGTCTGACGGTTAG
- a CDS encoding glycoside hydrolase family 75 protein — MRKLILLATMALAAAVMPSALASAAPAPAQAIPARTAAAPASVEAGPTAAQLLAKTNSCTQISNGKYKTDEDVSAKTVAVCDANGAVFWKADMDIDCDGQRTTQCNEDTDCCYQDDTAFHQSDGKPLSAAKLPYIVVPSSSSIWKYSSSQLKGGGSCAVIYNGKIEYAVIGDTGPTQIIGEASYATAKDLGINPDPSNGGTDSGVTYICFKNSTVSPIENHANAISKGESLATTFVNNN; from the coding sequence ATGCGGAAACTGATCCTGCTCGCGACCATGGCGCTGGCCGCGGCCGTGATGCCCTCGGCTCTCGCGTCGGCCGCCCCGGCTCCGGCCCAGGCGATCCCGGCGCGGACCGCCGCGGCGCCGGCTTCCGTCGAAGCCGGGCCGACCGCGGCGCAACTGCTGGCCAAGACCAACAGCTGCACCCAGATCTCCAACGGCAAGTACAAGACGGACGAGGACGTCTCGGCCAAGACGGTCGCCGTCTGCGACGCCAACGGCGCGGTCTTCTGGAAGGCCGACATGGACATCGACTGCGACGGCCAGCGCACGACGCAGTGCAACGAAGACACCGACTGCTGCTACCAGGACGACACGGCGTTCCACCAGTCCGACGGCAAGCCGCTCAGCGCGGCGAAGCTGCCCTACATCGTCGTGCCGAGCTCGAGCAGCATCTGGAAGTACTCCTCGTCGCAGCTGAAGGGCGGCGGCTCCTGCGCGGTGATCTACAACGGCAAGATCGAGTACGCGGTCATCGGCGACACCGGCCCGACCCAGATCATCGGCGAAGCCTCCTACGCGACGGCGAAGGACCTCGGCATCAACCCGGACCCGTCCAACGGCGGCACCGACTCCGGTGTGACGTACATCTGCTTCAAGAACTCGACCGTCTCCCCGATCGAGAACCACGCCAATGCGATCAGCAAGGGCGAAAGCCTCGCCACGACTTTCGTGAACAACAACTGA
- a CDS encoding helix-hairpin-helix domain-containing protein yields MSELLKLANVGPAMVRDLTRLGITEPAQLAGRDPVELYERLCATDGRRHDPCVLDTFMSAVDQADGAPPRPWWTYTPERKRLLGER; encoded by the coding sequence ATGAGCGAACTGCTGAAGCTGGCCAACGTCGGCCCGGCGATGGTCCGCGACCTCACCCGGCTCGGCATCACCGAACCCGCCCAGCTCGCCGGGCGCGACCCGGTTGAACTGTACGAACGCCTCTGCGCCACCGACGGCCGCCGGCACGACCCCTGCGTGCTCGACACCTTCATGTCGGCGGTCGACCAAGCGGATGGCGCGCCGCCCCGGCCGTGGTGGACATACACCCCGGAACGGAAACGGCTTCTCGGGGAACGCTGA
- a CDS encoding nucleotide sugar dehydrogenase — translation MKISVFGLGYVGCVSAACLAGQGHRVVGVDVNPVKIDLITAGNAPVVEERIGELTAEVVASGALRATTDVAEAVADSEISLVCVGTPSAPNGSLSTVYLERVAEEIGEALAKKTERHTVVFRSTMLPGTCLDLLVPILEKASGRTAGVDFGVAVNPEFLREGTSVRDFFDPPKTVIGEFDALSGDAVAALYEGLPGPVFRVAIPVAEMTKYADNSFHGLKIGFANELGSICRALGLDSHQVIDVFLADTKLNISPAYLKPGFAFGGSCLPKDLRGLVYAAHRADVKVPILSHVLSSNEEHLQRAFDLVARTGKRKVGLYGLSFKPGTDDLRESPLVELAEKLLGKGYDLKIYDANVSLSRLMGANREYIEGRLPHLGQLLAGSVEEVMDHADVVIVGCKDPDVLAALPHGGDRVLIDLVRLPDADKRRLEEGYAGLAW, via the coding sequence GTGAAGATCAGTGTCTTCGGGCTCGGTTATGTCGGGTGTGTCTCCGCCGCGTGCTTGGCGGGGCAGGGGCACCGGGTGGTCGGCGTGGACGTCAACCCGGTCAAGATCGACCTCATCACCGCGGGCAACGCCCCGGTGGTCGAGGAGCGGATCGGCGAGCTGACCGCCGAAGTCGTGGCGAGCGGGGCGCTGAGAGCCACGACCGACGTCGCGGAAGCCGTCGCCGACAGCGAGATTTCGCTGGTCTGCGTGGGTACGCCGTCGGCGCCGAACGGCAGCCTTTCGACGGTCTACCTCGAGCGCGTCGCCGAGGAGATCGGCGAAGCGCTCGCGAAGAAGACCGAGCGGCACACGGTCGTCTTCCGCAGCACGATGCTGCCCGGCACCTGCCTGGACCTGCTGGTCCCGATCCTGGAGAAGGCCTCGGGCCGCACGGCCGGCGTCGACTTCGGCGTCGCGGTGAACCCCGAGTTCCTGCGCGAGGGCACCAGCGTCCGCGACTTCTTCGACCCGCCGAAGACGGTGATCGGCGAGTTCGACGCCCTCAGCGGTGACGCCGTCGCGGCGCTCTACGAGGGGCTGCCCGGGCCGGTCTTCCGCGTGGCGATCCCGGTCGCGGAGATGACGAAGTACGCCGACAACTCGTTCCACGGTCTCAAGATCGGGTTCGCGAACGAGCTCGGCTCGATCTGCCGCGCGCTCGGCCTCGACTCGCACCAGGTGATCGACGTCTTCCTCGCCGACACCAAGCTCAACATCAGCCCGGCCTACCTGAAGCCCGGTTTCGCGTTCGGCGGCTCGTGCCTGCCGAAGGACCTGCGCGGGCTGGTCTACGCCGCGCACCGCGCCGACGTGAAGGTGCCGATCCTGTCGCACGTGCTCAGCTCCAACGAAGAGCACCTGCAGCGGGCGTTCGACCTGGTCGCGCGCACCGGCAAGCGCAAGGTCGGGCTGTACGGGCTGTCGTTCAAGCCCGGCACCGACGACCTGCGCGAGTCGCCGCTGGTCGAGCTGGCCGAGAAGCTGCTCGGCAAGGGCTACGACCTGAAGATCTACGACGCGAACGTCAGCCTCTCGCGGCTGATGGGCGCCAACCGCGAGTACATCGAGGGCCGGCTGCCGCACCTCGGCCAGCTGCTCGCCGGGTCCGTCGAAGAAGTCATGGACCACGCCGACGTCGTGATCGTCGGCTGCAAGGACCCGGATGTGCTGGCGGCCCTGCCGCACGGCGGCGACCGGGTGCTGATCGACCTCGTCCGCCTGCCCGACGCCGACAAGCGTCGCCTTGAAGAGGGATATGCCGGCCTTGCCTGGTAA
- a CDS encoding glycosyltransferase family 4 protein — protein MPALPGKALILVENLSVPFDRRVWQESTTLRDAGWEVHVICPQGTKRDTEAEAVIDGVHIHRYPLKAATGGPAGYLQEYGSALWHTLRLARKIGPVDVVHACNPPDLLYLVAKVLKRQGAKFIFDQHDLCPELYLSRFDRGQDLLYRGVCALERATYRAADVVISTNESYKQVARIRGGKRPEDVYVVRSAPVVERFHEVPVEPELKQGKPYLLAYLGVMGPQDGVDYALRALAKLRDDVGRSDWHAVFVGSGDAFDDMVALSAKLGLANQVEFTGRISDEDLVRYLSTADVCLSPDPLNPLNDVSTMNKVMEYMAMSKPIVSFELREARVSAGDAAVYAPANDEAEFAVLVSRLLDDPEERVRMGKLGQARVAGPLSWENSAKALLAAYEHALGS, from the coding sequence ATGCCGGCCTTGCCTGGTAAAGCGCTCATCCTCGTCGAAAACCTTTCGGTGCCCTTCGACCGGCGCGTCTGGCAGGAGTCCACGACCCTGCGCGACGCCGGCTGGGAGGTGCACGTGATCTGCCCGCAGGGCACCAAGCGCGACACCGAAGCCGAAGCTGTCATCGACGGCGTCCACATCCACCGCTACCCGCTGAAGGCCGCGACCGGCGGCCCGGCGGGGTACCTGCAGGAGTACGGCAGCGCGCTGTGGCACACGCTGCGGCTGGCCCGCAAGATCGGGCCGGTCGACGTCGTGCACGCCTGCAACCCGCCGGACCTGTTGTACCTGGTCGCGAAGGTGCTCAAGCGGCAGGGCGCGAAGTTCATCTTCGACCAGCACGACCTGTGCCCCGAGCTGTACCTGTCGCGCTTCGACCGCGGGCAAGACCTCCTCTACCGCGGGGTCTGCGCGCTGGAGCGCGCCACCTACCGCGCCGCCGACGTCGTCATCTCGACGAACGAGAGCTACAAGCAGGTCGCCCGGATCCGCGGCGGCAAGCGGCCCGAAGACGTCTACGTGGTGCGCAGCGCCCCGGTCGTCGAGCGGTTCCACGAGGTCCCCGTCGAGCCCGAGCTCAAGCAGGGCAAGCCGTACCTGCTGGCCTACCTCGGTGTGATGGGGCCGCAGGACGGCGTCGACTACGCCCTGCGCGCGCTCGCGAAGCTGCGTGACGACGTCGGCCGCAGCGACTGGCACGCGGTGTTCGTCGGCTCCGGCGACGCCTTCGACGACATGGTCGCCCTCTCGGCGAAGCTCGGGCTGGCCAACCAGGTCGAGTTCACCGGCCGGATCTCGGACGAGGACCTGGTCCGGTACCTCTCGACCGCCGACGTCTGCCTGTCGCCGGACCCGCTCAACCCGCTCAACGACGTCTCCACGATGAACAAGGTCATGGAGTACATGGCGATGAGCAAGCCGATCGTCTCGTTCGAACTCCGCGAAGCGCGCGTATCGGCCGGCGACGCCGCGGTGTACGCCCCGGCGAACGACGAAGCGGAGTTCGCGGTCCTGGTTTCGCGGCTGCTCGACGACCCCGAGGAGCGGGTCAGGATGGGTAAGCTCGGCCAGGCCCGGGTCGCGGGCCCGCTGTCCTGGGAGAACTCGGCGAAGGCCCTCCTCGCCGCGTACGAGCACGCACTCGGTTCCTGA